Proteins encoded together in one Prevotella scopos JCM 17725 window:
- the mutS gene encoding DNA mismatch repair protein MutS: MAKEDKGLTPMMKQFFSMKAQHPGALMLFRCGDFYETYGEDAVESARILGITLTRRNNGGNGDSIEMAGFPHHALDTYLPKLIRAGKRVAICDQLEDPKKKREAIKGKKGLTAMDKMVKRGITELVTPGVAMSDNVLNYKENNFLAAVHFGKGSCGVSFLDISTGEFLTGEGTFDYVEKLLGNFQPKEVLFDRAKKQDFERYFGTRLCTFEMDDWVFTDQTARQKLLKHFGTKNLKGFGVDHLNNGVVAAGAILQYLEITQHTQINHITSLARIEEDKYVRMDRFTIRSLELIAPMNEDGSSLLNVIDNTVTPMGGRMLRRWMVFPLKDEKPINERLDVVDYLFREPDFRECINEQFHRIGDLERIISKVAVGRVSPREVVQLKNALMAIQPVKTACLYAKSDTLKRIGEQLNLCESLRDRIEKEIQPDPPQLVNKGDVIALGYNQELDDLRSIRDNGKQYLLEIQEKEIAQTGITSLKIGFNNVFGYYLEVRNTFKDKVPENWIRKQTLAQAERYITPELKEYEEKILGADEKILALETQLYMELIQDMQEFIPQIQINANLIAHLDCLLSFMKVSQLQRYVRPVVDDSEVLDIKQGRHPVIETQLPIGEQYVPNDVLLDTERQQIMMITGPNMAGKSALLRQTALIVLLAQIGCFVPAERARIGMVDKIFTRVGASDNISLGESTFMVEMTEASNILNNVTPRSLVLFDELGRGTSTYDGISIAWAIVEYLHEHSRAQARTLFATHYHELNEMEKNFPRIKNFNVSVKQVDGKIIFVRKLEKGGSEHSFGIHVAEIAGMPRSIVKRANVILKELEADNAQVGSVGKAAVERLDQSREGVQLSFFQLDDPVLTQIRDEILGLDVNNLTPVEALNKLNDIKKILKG, from the coding sequence ATGGCAAAAGAGGATAAGGGACTTACCCCGATGATGAAACAGTTCTTCTCAATGAAGGCACAACATCCTGGTGCATTGATGCTCTTTAGGTGTGGTGACTTCTATGAGACGTATGGTGAAGATGCTGTGGAGTCGGCAAGAATACTCGGTATTACCCTTACACGTCGTAATAATGGTGGTAATGGCGACTCGATAGAGATGGCTGGTTTCCCCCATCATGCCCTTGATACTTATCTTCCTAAGCTCATCCGCGCTGGAAAGCGTGTGGCTATCTGCGACCAATTAGAAGACCCAAAGAAGAAACGTGAGGCTATCAAAGGCAAGAAGGGTCTGACGGCAATGGACAAGATGGTGAAACGTGGTATCACAGAACTTGTCACGCCAGGTGTTGCCATGAGCGATAACGTACTGAACTATAAGGAAAATAACTTCCTTGCTGCGGTACACTTCGGTAAAGGGTCATGTGGTGTCAGTTTCTTAGACATATCTACCGGTGAGTTCCTAACCGGTGAAGGCACCTTTGATTACGTCGAAAAACTATTGGGTAACTTCCAACCAAAGGAAGTACTCTTCGACCGTGCGAAGAAACAAGACTTCGAACGCTACTTCGGTACACGCCTTTGTACATTCGAGATGGACGATTGGGTGTTTACTGATCAGACAGCACGTCAGAAACTATTAAAGCATTTTGGAACAAAGAATCTAAAAGGTTTCGGTGTCGACCATCTGAATAATGGTGTCGTTGCAGCAGGTGCTATTCTGCAGTACTTAGAGATAACACAGCACACACAAATCAATCATATCACTTCTTTAGCACGTATTGAAGAAGATAAATACGTACGTATGGACCGTTTCACTATCCGTTCTTTGGAGTTGATAGCCCCAATGAATGAGGATGGTTCATCGCTTTTGAATGTCATTGATAATACGGTTACGCCGATGGGCGGACGAATGTTGCGCCGTTGGATGGTGTTCCCACTGAAGGATGAAAAGCCTATCAATGAGCGTTTAGACGTGGTTGATTATCTCTTCCGAGAGCCTGATTTCCGCGAATGTATCAATGAGCAGTTCCATCGCATTGGCGACTTAGAGCGTATTATATCAAAGGTAGCTGTCGGTCGTGTGTCACCTCGTGAGGTAGTGCAGCTGAAGAATGCCCTTATGGCTATCCAACCCGTTAAGACAGCTTGCCTTTATGCGAAGAGCGATACGCTGAAGAGGATTGGAGAACAACTGAACCTCTGTGAGTCCCTCCGTGATAGAATAGAGAAAGAGATACAGCCTGACCCTCCACAGTTGGTCAACAAAGGCGACGTGATAGCCTTAGGTTATAACCAAGAACTCGATGATTTGCGTTCTATTCGTGATAATGGAAAGCAGTATCTGTTAGAGATTCAAGAGAAAGAGATAGCTCAGACAGGTATTACCTCGCTGAAAATAGGATTCAATAATGTGTTCGGCTATTACTTGGAGGTGCGCAATACCTTTAAAGATAAGGTGCCTGAGAATTGGATTCGTAAGCAGACATTAGCGCAGGCAGAGCGTTATATCACCCCTGAACTTAAAGAATACGAGGAGAAGATACTTGGTGCGGATGAGAAGATATTGGCTTTGGAGACTCAGCTTTATATGGAGTTGATACAGGATATGCAGGAGTTTATTCCGCAGATACAAATCAATGCCAATCTCATTGCCCATCTCGACTGTCTACTTTCGTTTATGAAAGTATCTCAGTTGCAGCGTTATGTACGCCCAGTAGTGGATGATTCTGAGGTATTAGACATCAAGCAGGGTCGCCATCCAGTGATTGAAACACAGTTGCCGATAGGTGAACAGTATGTGCCTAATGATGTATTGCTTGATACAGAACGCCAACAGATAATGATGATTACGGGTCCGAATATGGCAGGTAAGTCTGCTTTGTTGCGTCAGACAGCCCTCATCGTACTGTTAGCACAGATAGGTTGCTTCGTTCCTGCTGAACGAGCACGCATCGGAATGGTGGATAAAATCTTCACACGTGTGGGTGCTTCGGATAACATTTCATTAGGAGAATCAACCTTTATGGTTGAGATGACGGAGGCTTCAAACATCCTAAATAATGTCACTCCACGCTCTTTAGTACTCTTTGATGAGTTAGGACGTGGTACAAGTACCTACGATGGAATTAGCATTGCGTGGGCAATTGTAGAGTATCTACACGAACATTCGCGTGCACAAGCTCGTACCCTCTTTGCTACACACTACCATGAATTGAACGAGATGGAGAAGAATTTCCCTCGTATCAAGAACTTCAACGTCTCTGTTAAGCAAGTGGATGGAAAGATAATCTTCGTTCGTAAGTTGGAGAAAGGCGGTAGTGAGCATTCCTTCGGTATTCATGTAGCGGAGATAGCGGGTATGCCTCGTTCCATTGTTAAGCGTGCAAACGTCATTCTTAAAGAGCTTGAAGCGGATAATGCACAAGTGGGTAGTGTCGGTAAGGCAGCTGTTGAGCGTCTTGATCAGAGCAGAGAAGGTGTTCAACTCTCCTTCTTCCAACTCGATGATCCCGTCCTCACACAGATTCGTGACGAAATCCTCGGTCTTGATGTCAACAACCTAACACCTGTTGAAGCCCTCAATAAGCTGAATGATATTAAGAAGATATTGAAAGGGTAA
- a CDS encoding IS3 family transposase, whose protein sequence is MLSGLFGKTREGYYSVSKEKREHRKLTEKIVVRAVMDVRADAPRIGAKKLLHMLMDIYPGLMLGRDRFYQLMHKHHLMLKPSRCRHTTNSNHNYFKYKNTAKGMVLTRPAQLWVADITYIDTEDGVVYLHLITDAFTHEIIGWKLSDSLQAVNTLAALDMAIEHSQGMNLSLMTHHSDRGVQYCSNAYVARLESIHSGISMTEDYNPTDNAIAERVNGIIKQEWLYHMKRPKNLDDARCTIAGIIDFYNNKRPHMSNGMLTPRQMREKHCNVA, encoded by the coding sequence CTGCTGAGTGGACTGTTTGGCAAGACTCGTGAAGGCTATTACTCTGTGAGTAAAGAGAAGAGGGAGCATCGTAAACTTACTGAGAAAATTGTCGTACGTGCAGTAATGGATGTTCGTGCAGATGCTCCTCGAATAGGTGCAAAGAAACTTTTGCACATGCTTATGGATATCTATCCTGGCTTAATGCTTGGGCGCGACAGGTTCTACCAGCTAATGCACAAGCATCACCTTATGCTGAAGCCATCCAGATGTCGCCACACCACGAACTCCAATCACAACTATTTCAAGTATAAGAACACGGCAAAAGGAATGGTTCTTACACGTCCTGCACAACTCTGGGTAGCAGACATCACATATATAGATACTGAGGATGGTGTGGTCTATCTTCACCTCATAACCGATGCATTCACTCATGAGATAATCGGATGGAAGCTTTCTGACAGTCTGCAGGCTGTCAATACGCTTGCTGCCCTAGACATGGCAATAGAACATTCACAGGGTATGAATCTCTCGCTGATGACGCACCACTCTGATCGTGGGGTTCAATACTGCAGCAACGCCTACGTGGCAAGGCTGGAGAGTATACACTCGGGCATAAGCATGACTGAAGACTACAACCCTACAGATAATGCAATCGCCGAAAGAGTGAACGGAATAATAAAGCAAGAGTGGCTCTACCACATGAAACGACCGAAGAACCTCGATGATGCACGATGCACTATTGCTGGTATCATAGACTTCTACAACAATAAGAGACCCCATATGAGCAACGGCATGCTTACGCCAAGACAAATGAGAGAAAAGCACTGCAATGTAGCATAA
- a CDS encoding S41 family peptidase, with the protein MNLKLFFVFLSLSWTLTSSATRPDSINNNLQDYQYLTQFTETNLATFPYINKMYGKEYRKHKKTIRKNLLKGQDIETATCDYVFWFFSQFDTHFIVDRHKFWQEYDRKIHINYKEKMEYNPQPLTCMVDSNTYLVRVPSCGGQNPTFAWVDSVAQVFKKRNCPYLILDIRGNTGGNDAIWEPFFEILADHKPDKAWKVLFRSSPANIDVLMKQGNINLAEKAKKSKSQFVPLTEEDDDEEMTFLSSNLTKVAILVDSKTASSGETLARFTKDYCNRGKIYGQDNTNGANLSGNVTPFKLPHSGITCYYPLCVDEDFALQIKNKELGIKPDVKIPIPLPTSLKDNVDTWVIWVAQHLKLN; encoded by the coding sequence ATGAACCTCAAACTATTCTTTGTATTCTTATCTCTATCATGGACATTAACATCATCCGCAACGCGTCCTGACAGCATAAACAATAATCTGCAAGACTATCAATACCTTACACAGTTCACAGAAACCAACCTTGCCACTTTCCCATACATCAACAAAATGTACGGTAAAGAATACAGAAAACATAAGAAGACCATCAGAAAAAACTTGTTGAAAGGACAAGATATAGAGACAGCAACTTGCGATTATGTCTTCTGGTTCTTTTCTCAATTCGATACACATTTTATCGTTGATCGGCATAAATTCTGGCAGGAATATGACCGAAAGATTCATATTAATTACAAAGAAAAAATGGAATATAATCCCCAACCACTTACATGTATGGTTGATTCGAATACGTATTTAGTAAGAGTACCGTCTTGTGGTGGTCAGAATCCAACCTTTGCATGGGTTGACAGCGTGGCACAAGTATTTAAAAAGAGAAACTGCCCATACCTGATTTTAGACATACGGGGCAATACTGGTGGGAATGATGCTATTTGGGAACCATTCTTTGAAATACTTGCAGACCATAAACCTGACAAGGCTTGGAAAGTATTATTCAGAAGTAGTCCAGCAAATATAGATGTGCTGATGAAACAAGGGAACATAAACCTTGCTGAGAAAGCAAAGAAATCAAAGTCTCAGTTTGTGCCATTAACAGAAGAGGATGACGATGAGGAAATGACCTTCTTATCAAGCAATTTAACTAAAGTAGCAATCCTCGTCGATAGTAAAACAGCAAGTTCTGGAGAAACATTAGCCCGTTTTACTAAAGATTATTGCAATCGTGGGAAAATATATGGACAAGATAATACTAATGGGGCAAACCTGTCTGGCAATGTAACTCCTTTTAAACTTCCACATAGCGGGATTACCTGCTATTACCCTCTTTGTGTTGATGAAGATTTCGCTTTGCAAATTAAAAACAAAGAATTGGGTATCAAACCAGATGTAAAGATACCTATTCCACTTCCAACCTCTCTAAAAGACAACGTTGATACGTGGGTAATATGGGTCGCACAGCATTTAAAATTGAATTAA
- a CDS encoding RNA polymerase sigma factor, translated as MDNLQNEQDFSRIVREHKSTIYTVCYMFSKDEDEVNDLFQEVLINLWKGLQNFRGESDVRTWLYRISLNTCISCDRKKRKRKTIPLTMNINPFTDSDDDSRQVQQLNRRISQLGPFDRAIILLWLENMSYEEIGEIVGISTKNVSVRLFRIKEKLKKTSETTKE; from the coding sequence ATGGACAACCTACAAAATGAACAAGACTTCTCACGCATCGTGAGAGAACATAAAAGCACCATCTACACCGTGTGCTATATGTTCTCAAAGGATGAAGATGAGGTGAACGACCTCTTTCAGGAGGTGTTGATAAACCTTTGGAAGGGTCTGCAGAACTTCCGAGGAGAAAGCGATGTACGCACGTGGCTCTATCGTATTAGCCTCAACACCTGCATCTCTTGTGACCGAAAGAAACGGAAACGGAAAACGATTCCACTTACGATGAACATCAATCCCTTTACGGATAGCGATGATGACAGCCGACAGGTACAGCAACTCAATCGCCGTATCAGCCAATTAGGTCCTTTCGACCGTGCTATCATCCTCCTTTGGTTGGAGAATATGAGCTATGAAGAGATTGGCGAAATCGTCGGTATCAGTACGAAGAATGTCTCAGTAAGACTATTCAGAATCAAAGAGAAACTGAAGAAAACAAGTGAAACAACAAAGGAGTAG
- a CDS encoding transposase, translating to MGSKHSKHRTFSEDFILTLLREYYSSEVSINFICRKYGINSASFYQWQKKYDLDEKKLSLSHDIITKVKAMRSKKAMEKVPLTREEELEEQVSNLKKALEYSELRNQGLMKVIEISSKEYGEDLLKKAGAKQ from the coding sequence ATGGGAAGTAAACATTCTAAACACAGAACATTCAGTGAGGACTTTATTCTCACTTTACTTCGTGAGTATTACTCATCAGAAGTGTCAATTAATTTCATCTGTCGTAAGTACGGCATTAATAGTGCCAGCTTTTATCAATGGCAAAAAAAGTATGATTTAGATGAAAAAAAGCTATCTTTGTCGCATGATATTATTACTAAAGTAAAAGCTATGCGTAGTAAGAAAGCTATGGAGAAAGTCCCTCTAACTCGTGAGGAAGAGCTTGAAGAACAAGTATCGAATTTGAAGAAAGCTTTGGAGTATTCTGAACTTCGCAATCAAGGTTTGATGAAAGTCATAGAGATAAGCAGTAAGGAATATGGTGAGGATTTGCTAAAAAAAGCTGGCGCCAAGCAGTAG
- a CDS encoding fimbrillin family protein, translated as MKKYLFILLALLPMMLFTACSSDKEEETPNALVGTTWQNFEKEGDKITSMTVLEFKSNTVVKIIVDEDLDKNPTDEDHDEGEATYVLNGKKISFKRDIYTGWGEVDGDKLILQLVDDGKIKTMVFTKR; from the coding sequence ATGAAAAAGTATTTATTTATTTTATTGGCACTCTTGCCAATGATGTTATTCACAGCATGTTCCTCAGATAAAGAGGAAGAAACACCTAATGCTCTTGTAGGTACTACATGGCAAAATTTTGAAAAAGAAGGTGATAAAATCACCTCAATGACAGTATTAGAATTCAAGTCAAATACAGTAGTTAAAATAATAGTTGATGAGGATCTTGATAAGAATCCTACTGATGAAGATCATGATGAGGGTGAGGCTACTTATGTTTTAAATGGTAAAAAAATATCATTTAAACGAGATATTTATACTGGTTGGGGTGAAGTTGATGGTGACAAGTTGATTTTACAATTAGTAGATGATGGTAAGATAAAGACAATGGTCTTCACTAAAAGATAA
- a CDS encoding IS256 family transposase, variant Zn-binding type, whose product MCFYCGSKSTIKRGHLNGSQRWYCKCCKRSFVGHNRLTNTIVNNRYSKGNLTVKDLSEEYGVSTRTIYRKLTKSYKEELPNLLVRPVVVLMDATYWGRNFGVVIMKDSLSGDVLWFKFINRHERLEDYKEGISYLESLGYTIQGLVCDGFKGLRQAFPNYKFQLCQFHQVMTIKTKLTSRPKLEASKELLELSKMLCHTDKESFIGALKEWYTKWEDFLKERTTTEDGKSHYTHKALRSAFLSLKRNMSSLWTYYDYPELKMPNTNNAIESLNADLKTKLNLHKGISMERRKIFIQDFIKSHSPKK is encoded by the coding sequence ATCTGCTTTTATTGTGGCTCAAAATCGACTATAAAACGTGGTCATCTTAATGGTAGTCAACGCTGGTATTGTAAGTGCTGTAAGAGGAGCTTTGTTGGACATAATCGCCTTACCAATACCATTGTCAATAATCGTTATTCCAAGGGTAATCTAACAGTCAAAGATCTATCAGAGGAGTACGGAGTTTCAACCAGGACAATTTATAGAAAACTCACCAAATCTTATAAAGAAGAACTTCCCAACCTTCTTGTTCGCCCTGTAGTGGTTTTAATGGATGCCACCTATTGGGGACGTAATTTTGGTGTCGTTATCATGAAGGATTCATTGTCTGGTGATGTACTTTGGTTTAAGTTTATCAATAGGCATGAACGTCTTGAAGACTATAAGGAGGGCATAAGCTACTTGGAGTCACTTGGGTATACCATTCAAGGGCTTGTATGCGATGGTTTTAAGGGACTTAGGCAAGCTTTTCCCAATTATAAATTCCAATTATGCCAGTTCCATCAAGTAATGACTATAAAGACAAAACTAACTTCAAGACCCAAGCTTGAGGCTTCAAAAGAACTGCTTGAATTATCCAAGATGTTATGTCATACGGACAAGGAGTCCTTTATTGGGGCTTTAAAGGAATGGTACACCAAGTGGGAGGATTTTCTTAAGGAACGGACAACAACAGAAGATGGAAAATCACATTATACTCATAAAGCTCTACGTAGTGCTTTTTTGAGCCTTAAAAGGAATATGTCGTCATTGTGGACATACTATGATTACCCTGAATTGAAGATGCCAAATACAAACAATGCCATTGAATCACTCAATGCAGATTTAAAGACAAAATTGAACCTACACAAGGGGATCAGTATGGAAAGAAGAAAGATCTTCATCCAAGACTTTATAAAGTCCCATTCTCCTAAGAAATAA